Proteins co-encoded in one Neofelis nebulosa isolate mNeoNeb1 chromosome 2, mNeoNeb1.pri, whole genome shotgun sequence genomic window:
- the LOC131504329 gene encoding uncharacterized protein LOC131504329 — translation MGIQSNLPVLCPVRGKDSITTLCLVECGLHTRRILQAGTVPLALSSCALGRPCGTSGWTALSPGTHCPLPREGPPGRERSAVSGPRGWGAGERGGDSPGTTGRLKSWLWGSNRSACFSKPLSSSETENGPLCGRGPGAGGIPGPRQDPGSRTLPPAVRLKPVQLGERVEVQKGTPGRGRASRQGHTAFLSAAQLSPPWSVGAHPPAKGHGGPLSWTRISAARKPRQRHLPCEADSSFPLTSSFRHKTRQVKHPVEETQTSPKQ, via the exons ATGGGAATCCAGTCTAACCTGCCTGTCCTGTGCCCTGTCAGGGGCAAGGACTCAATTACAACCCTGTGCCTGGTGGAGTGTGGCCTACACACCCGTCGGATCCTGCAGGCTGGGACGGTGCCCCTGGCATTGAGCTCCTGCGCCCT cgggcgTCCATGCGGAACCTCTGGCTGGACGGCCCTCAGTCCAGGCACCCACTGCCCTCTGCCCAGAGAAGGGCCACCAGGGAGGGAACGGAGCGCCGTTTCTGGCCCTCGGGGCTGGGGTGCGGGTGAGCGGGGAGGGGACTCACCGGGCACCACAGGGAGGCTGAAGAGCTGGCTGTGGGGCAGCAACAGGAGCGCCTGCTTCTCCAAGCCCCTGAGCAGCTCAGAGACAGAGAACGGCCCGCTGTGTGGGCGGGGGCCGGGAGCTGGCGGGATCCCAGGGCCGCGTCAGGACCCAGGATCCAGGACCCTCCCGCCAGCTGTGCGACTAAAGCCTGTGCAGCTGGGAGAGCGGGTGGAGGTGCAGAAGGGCACCCCGGGGAGGGGCCGGGCGTCGCGACAGGGCCACACTGCATTCCTCTCTGCTGCTCAGCTCTCTCCACCCTGGAGTGTCGGGGCTCACCCTCCAGCAAAGGGCCACGGCGGACCTCTGAGCTGGACCCGGATATCCGCTGCCCGCAAGCCTCGCCAGAGACACCTGCCGTGTGAAGCCGA ctcttccttccccctcaccTCCTCATTCAGGCACAAGACCCGCCAGGTAAAGCATCCCGTGGAGGAAACTCAAACCTCCCCCAAGCAGTAA
- the GAL3ST2 gene encoding galactose-3-O-sulfotransferase 2 isoform X1 translates to MPLRGAEGLALPYRCFQAILLLALIVFLLAGFLHRDIRLFAPLLGGQAEGPPIINVMFLKTHKTASSTVLNILFRFAETHNLSVALPAGSRFHLGYPWLFLARYVEGLEPPGPRRHFNIMCNHLRFNLPEVQKVMPNDTFYFSILRNPVFQLESAFAYYRKDVPAFRAAGSLDAFLAAPRTYYHRGAGLRNAPARNGMWFDLGFDNDAPADEAYVRARLADVQRRFQLVLIAEHLDESLVLLRHLLRWRLDDVVAFPLNSRSPRSVAGLSPEARARARRWCALDWRLYEHFNRTLWARVRAELGPRRLRSEVARLRARRRELAARCLQDGEAKNRSQITDRRLRPYQSGVADIMGYNLRRDLDNQTRQMCRRMVTPELQYMAHLYARQFPGKPPKNIPFLED, encoded by the exons ATGCCCCTGAGGGGGGCTGAAGGGCTCGCTCTGCCCTACAGGTGCTTCCAGGCCATTCTCCTTCTGGCCCTGATCGTGTTCCTGCTGGCTGGCTTCCTGCACAGGGACATCAGGCTGTTCGCACC CCTGCTCGGGGGCCAGGCCGAGGGGCCACCCATTATCAACGTCATGTTCCTCAAGACGCACAAGACCGCCAGCAGCACGGTGCTCAACATCCTCTTCCGCTTTGCGGAGACGCACAACCTGTCGGTGGCGCTACCCGCCGGCTCTCGCTTTCACCTGGGCTACCCCTGGCTCTTCCTGGCGCGCTACGTGGAGGGCCTGGAGCCCCCCGGCCCGCGGCGGCATTTCAACATCATGTGCAACCACCTGAGGTTCAACCTGCCGGAG GTGCAGAAGGTCATGCCCAACGACACTTTCTACTTCTCCATCCTCAGAAACCCCGTCTTCCAGCTGGAGTCCGCCTTCGCCTACTACAGGAAAGACGTGCCCGCCTTCCGGGCGGCGGGCAGCCTGGACGCCTTCCTGGCCGCCCCGCGCACCTACTACCACCGCGGCGCGGGCCTGCGCAACGCCCCCGCCCGGAACGGCATGTGGTTCGACCTGGGCTTCGACAACGACGCGCCGGCCGACGAGGCGTACGTGCGCGCGCGCCTCGCCGACGTGCAGCGGCGCTTCCAGCTGGTGCTCATCGCCGAGCACTTGGACGAGTCCCTGGTGCTGCTGCGCCACCTGCTGCGCTGGCGGCTGGACGACGTGGTGGCCTTCCCGCTCAACTCGCGCAGCCCGCGCAGCGTCGCCGGCCTGTCGCCCGAGGCCCGCGCGCGCGCCCGGCGCTGGTGCGCCCTCGACTGGCGCCTCTACGAGCACTTCAACCGCACCCTGTGGGCCCGCGTGCGCGCCGAGCTGGGCCCGCGGCGCCTGCGCTCCGAGGTGGCCCGGCTGCGGGCGCGGCGGCGGGAGCTGGCGGCGCGGTGCCTGCAGGACGGCGAGGCCAAGAACCGGTCGCAGATCACCGACCGCCGGCTGCGCCCCTACCAGTCGGGCGTGGCCGACATCATGGGCTACAACCTCCGGCGGGACCTGGACAACCAGACGCGGCAGATGTGCCGGAGGATGGTGACGCCCGAGCTCCAGTACATGGCCCACCTGTACGCCCGCCAGTTCCCGGGGAAGCCCCCCAAGAACATCCCCTTCCTGGAGGACTAG
- the GAL3ST2 gene encoding galactose-3-O-sulfotransferase 2 isoform X2 produces the protein MLSPPGGTQRCFQAILLLALIVFLLAGFLHRDIRLFAPLLGGQAEGPPIINVMFLKTHKTASSTVLNILFRFAETHNLSVALPAGSRFHLGYPWLFLARYVEGLEPPGPRRHFNIMCNHLRFNLPEVQKVMPNDTFYFSILRNPVFQLESAFAYYRKDVPAFRAAGSLDAFLAAPRTYYHRGAGLRNAPARNGMWFDLGFDNDAPADEAYVRARLADVQRRFQLVLIAEHLDESLVLLRHLLRWRLDDVVAFPLNSRSPRSVAGLSPEARARARRWCALDWRLYEHFNRTLWARVRAELGPRRLRSEVARLRARRRELAARCLQDGEAKNRSQITDRRLRPYQSGVADIMGYNLRRDLDNQTRQMCRRMVTPELQYMAHLYARQFPGKPPKNIPFLED, from the exons GTGCTTCCAGGCCATTCTCCTTCTGGCCCTGATCGTGTTCCTGCTGGCTGGCTTCCTGCACAGGGACATCAGGCTGTTCGCACC CCTGCTCGGGGGCCAGGCCGAGGGGCCACCCATTATCAACGTCATGTTCCTCAAGACGCACAAGACCGCCAGCAGCACGGTGCTCAACATCCTCTTCCGCTTTGCGGAGACGCACAACCTGTCGGTGGCGCTACCCGCCGGCTCTCGCTTTCACCTGGGCTACCCCTGGCTCTTCCTGGCGCGCTACGTGGAGGGCCTGGAGCCCCCCGGCCCGCGGCGGCATTTCAACATCATGTGCAACCACCTGAGGTTCAACCTGCCGGAG GTGCAGAAGGTCATGCCCAACGACACTTTCTACTTCTCCATCCTCAGAAACCCCGTCTTCCAGCTGGAGTCCGCCTTCGCCTACTACAGGAAAGACGTGCCCGCCTTCCGGGCGGCGGGCAGCCTGGACGCCTTCCTGGCCGCCCCGCGCACCTACTACCACCGCGGCGCGGGCCTGCGCAACGCCCCCGCCCGGAACGGCATGTGGTTCGACCTGGGCTTCGACAACGACGCGCCGGCCGACGAGGCGTACGTGCGCGCGCGCCTCGCCGACGTGCAGCGGCGCTTCCAGCTGGTGCTCATCGCCGAGCACTTGGACGAGTCCCTGGTGCTGCTGCGCCACCTGCTGCGCTGGCGGCTGGACGACGTGGTGGCCTTCCCGCTCAACTCGCGCAGCCCGCGCAGCGTCGCCGGCCTGTCGCCCGAGGCCCGCGCGCGCGCCCGGCGCTGGTGCGCCCTCGACTGGCGCCTCTACGAGCACTTCAACCGCACCCTGTGGGCCCGCGTGCGCGCCGAGCTGGGCCCGCGGCGCCTGCGCTCCGAGGTGGCCCGGCTGCGGGCGCGGCGGCGGGAGCTGGCGGCGCGGTGCCTGCAGGACGGCGAGGCCAAGAACCGGTCGCAGATCACCGACCGCCGGCTGCGCCCCTACCAGTCGGGCGTGGCCGACATCATGGGCTACAACCTCCGGCGGGACCTGGACAACCAGACGCGGCAGATGTGCCGGAGGATGGTGACGCCCGAGCTCCAGTACATGGCCCACCTGTACGCCCGCCAGTTCCCGGGGAAGCCCCCCAAGAACATCCCCTTCCTGGAGGACTAG